A single Lolium perenne isolate Kyuss_39 chromosome 6, Kyuss_2.0, whole genome shotgun sequence DNA region contains:
- the LOC127309962 gene encoding uncharacterized protein, whose product MAQRPVTIPESDQITALSFLKLVRVQLASSSPAVYEEFLSLLLSFGVGTGPSPDAVKDRAYALLRGHPDLVRGLAVFLPGEDAPGPAREDPAPTRPRRDRCPTPAVVDDVRRFLRQVKSRKPEAYDSLLELIFDAGHAKDLNQIYRRALEIFGHPRSYFLSEFVKYLPVPTELERASLPRRRANKETRPELEHRAHAPKRKEPWPEEHRAHAPKRKEPWPEEHRAQAAPKRKEPWPEEHRAQAAPKRKGTAATVVAADYPSSAPKRPRSEDRRTTSRRANSPADADASKTPFRESWEFETTYTKLVATVTRTEELLEQYEKPETAPPPRGRREFEELFPDPECLEVLQEMYQDMFDRIRAALEDGARTELALKTIRRRLEMLEQLAVRRAMECRDPARVEGRMHKLAVDRVKVLLKRRAKKAARMRELAS is encoded by the coding sequence ATGGCGCAACGCCCGGTTACTATCCCGGAGAGCGATCAAATCACCGCCTTGTCCTTCTTGAAGCTCGTCCGAGTCCAGctcgcgtcgtcttctccggccgtCTACGAGGAATTCCTCAGCCTCCTGCTGAGCTTCGGCGTTGGAACGGGCCCCAGTCCCGACGCCGTCAAGGACCGTGCGTACGCGCTCCTCCGCGGACACCCCGACCTCGTCCGCGGCTTGGCCGTCTTCCTCCCCGGCGAGGACGCGCCGGGGCCCGCACGCGAGGACCCCGCGCCCACGCGGCCCAGAAGGGACCGCTGCCCTACGCCCGCCGTCGTCGATGACGTCCGGAGGTTCCTCCGTCAGGTGAAAAGCAGGAAACCGGAGGCGTACGACAGCCTCCTCGAGCTGATCTTCGACGCCGGCCACGCCAAGGACCTGAACCAAATCTACCGGCGGGCCCTGGAAATCTTCGGCCACCCGCGCAGCTACTTCCTCAGCGAGTTCGTCAAGTACCTCCCGGTCCCGACGGAGCTGGAGCGCGCCTCGTTACCGAGACGCCGCGCGAATAAGGAGACACGGCCAGAATTAGAGCACCGTGCTCACGCGCCCAAGCGCAAGGAGCCATGGCCGGAAGAGCACCGTGCTCACGCGCCCAAGCGCAAGGAGCCGTGGCCGGAAGAGCACCGTGCTCAAGCGGCGCCCAAGCGCAAGGAGCCATGGCCGGAAGAGCACCGTGCTCAAGCGGCGCCCAAGCGCAAGGGCACCGCCGCCACCGTCGTCGCGGCCGACTACCCCAGCAGCGCGCCGAAGAGGCCCCGCTCCGAGGACCGGAGGACGACGAGCCGCCGCGCCAATTCCCCCGCCGACGCCGACGCCTCCAAGACCCCGTTCAGGGAGTCGTGGGAGTTCGAGACCACGTACACGAAGCTGGTGGCCACGGTCACGCGCACCGAGGAGCTGCTGGAGCAATACGAGAAGCCGGagaccgcgccgccgccgcgcggccGGCGCGAGTTCGAGGAACTCTTCCCCGACCCCGAGTGCCTGGAGGTGCTCCAGGAGATGTACCAGGACATGTTTGATCGGATCCGGGCCGCGCTCGAGGACGGCGCGCGCACCGAGCTGGCGCTGAAGACGATCAGGCGCAGGCTCGAGATGCTGGAGCAGCTGGCCGTGAGGAGGGCCATGGAGTGCCGGGACCCCGCCCGCGTCGAGGGCAGGATGCACAAGCTCGCCGTCGATCGGGTCAAGGTTCTTCTTAAGAGACGGGCCAAGAAGGCCGCCAGGATGCGTGAACTTGCCAGTTAG
- the LOC127305855 gene encoding ATP-dependent DNA helicase DDM1 isoform X2, giving the protein MLDKILTQTQRYSELLLEEVPTKSTADEAALTEEEKWKKEQDRLIPSMIGIRVNPYFIKGVKWLKLLWQNGLNGIIEDPVEFRAVHQTLLFLAHLKENGLHGPYMIVTSENKTDIPYWSCGFRLFPTMKKLLYFGDKNSRANWRKELVHKTVGPDFPIILTTHRTTMLDKRWLADYKWKYVVVDERSQTKQWEYEIFEKLKHLPVDNKLLLVRSYSTKSLADLRSLLKFALPRVLFSCLEEFDSWFKFSGKEGEEQQNEEEIRTHLSKLHAILRPFLLRQMEDVENKVPQEKSATCYKAKVVQHPNAIGVKCSKNQATKEVIRTGAESCQAVTAVVPQKKRPACSDAMSVTCSKDHAVIEGARTGAETQAVAAEFPQKKGATCSDAIIATRSKDHAVMEGARTGAESSQEVAAEFVSETNGKGSADMRSSQFCLPGNEVVKRRRTNDAPITLLGESNPAVHAHVQVTKSTSSELIFKALQEIPDLARADILRAYSTLTRDDRQFESLMALPMDMRKDWLLMEIGNK; this is encoded by the exons ATGTTAGATAAGATTCTGACACAAACCCAGCGCTATTCGGAACTTCTCCTCGAGGAAGTACCTACAAAATCTACTGCTGATGAAGCTGCCCTCACAGAAGAAGAAAAGTGGAAAAAAGAGCAAGACAGGCTTATTCCATCAATGATTGGTATCAGGGTGAATCCTTACTTCATAAAGGGTGTCAAGTGGCTAAAATTGCTGTGGCAGAATGGGCTAAATGGGATAATAGAGGATCCAGTGGAATTCAGGGCAGTACACCAGACACTTTTATTTCTTGCTCATCTCAAGGAGAATGGTTTGCATGGTCCATACATGATAGTTACGTCTGAGAACAAGACTGATATCCCATACTGGTCGTGTGGGTTCAG ACTGTTCCCCACTATGAAGAAACTGCTTTATTTTGGAGATAAAAATAGTCGGGCAAACTGGAGGAAAGAGTTAGTGCACAAAACTGTTGGCCCTGATTTTCCGATCATATTAACTACACATCGTACGACCATGTTAGACAAACGATGGCTTGCTGATTATAAGTGGAAATATGTTGTTGTGGATGAG AGGAGTCAAACGAAGCAGTGGGAGtacgaaatatttgaaaagctaaAGCACCTGCCAGTGGATAATAAGCTCCTTTTGGTAAGGTCATATTCTACAAAGAGCCTAGCAGATCTGCGGTCGCTATTGAAGTTTGCTTTGCCTCGTGTGCTCTTCTCATGTCTTGAGGAATTTGATTCATG GTTTAAATTTTCTGGCAAAGAAGGTGAGGAACAACAAAatgaagaggaaataagaacccaTCTTTCAAAGCTTCATGCCATTTTGCGTCCATTCCTTCTAAGGCAGATGGAGGATGTAGAAAACAAGGTCCCCCAAGAGAAAAGTGCGACATGCTACAAAGCTAAAGTTGTTCAGCACCCGAATGCAATTGGCGTCAAATGCTCTAAAAACCAAGCAACGAAAGAAGTCATAAGGACTGGTGCTGAGAGTTGTCAAGCTGTAACAGCAGTGGTTCCCCAAAAGAAAAGGCCCGCATGCTCAGATGCGATGAGTGTCACATGCTCCAAAGACCATGCAGTGATAGAAGGTGCAAGGACCGGTGCTGAGACTCAAGCGGTAGCAGCAGAGTTTCCCCAAAAGAAAGGTGCCACATGCTCAGATGCCATTATTGCCACTCGCTCCAAAGACCATGCTGTGATGGAAGGTGCAAGGACTGGTGCTGAGAGTTCTCAGGAGGTAGCAGCAGAGTTCGTTTCTGAAACAAATGGTAAAGGTAGTGCTGACATGCGATCCAGTCAATTTTGCCTGCCAGGCAATGAGGTTGTAAAGAGGCGGCGAACAAATGATGCGCCTATCACCCTGCTTGGAGAAAGCAATCCAGCTGTGCATGCGCATGTGCAAGTGACCAAGTCAACTTCCTCTGAGCTAATCTTCAAGGCCCTCCAAGAGATACCTGACTTAGCCCGTGCTGATATTCTAAGAGCTTACAGTACTCTTACCCGTGATGATCGCCAGTTCGAATCTCTTATGGCGCTCCCAATGGACATGAGGAAGGATTGGCTGCTCATGGAGATTGGAAACAAGTAA
- the LOC127305855 gene encoding ATP-dependent DNA helicase DDM1 isoform X1, whose translation MDEMTESERPVFDSNQEFSMLDKILTQTQRYSELLLEEVPTKSTADEAALTEEEKWKKEQDRLIPSMIGIRVNPYFIKGVKWLKLLWQNGLNGIIEDPVEFRAVHQTLLFLAHLKENGLHGPYMIVTSENKTDIPYWSCGFRLFPTMKKLLYFGDKNSRANWRKELVHKTVGPDFPIILTTHRTTMLDKRWLADYKWKYVVVDERSQTKQWEYEIFEKLKHLPVDNKLLLVRSYSTKSLADLRSLLKFALPRVLFSCLEEFDSWFKFSGKEGEEQQNEEEIRTHLSKLHAILRPFLLRQMEDVENKVPQEKSATCYKAKVVQHPNAIGVKCSKNQATKEVIRTGAESCQAVTAVVPQKKRPACSDAMSVTCSKDHAVIEGARTGAETQAVAAEFPQKKGATCSDAIIATRSKDHAVMEGARTGAESSQEVAAEFVSETNGKGSADMRSSQFCLPGNEVVKRRRTNDAPITLLGESNPAVHAHVQVTKSTSSELIFKALQEIPDLARADILRAYSTLTRDDRQFESLMALPMDMRKDWLLMEIGNK comes from the exons ATGGATGAG ATGACAGAATCTGAGAGACCTGTGTTTGATTCTAACCAAGAATTTAGCATGTTAGATAAGATTCTGACACAAACCCAGCGCTATTCGGAACTTCTCCTCGAGGAAGTACCTACAAAATCTACTGCTGATGAAGCTGCCCTCACAGAAGAAGAAAAGTGGAAAAAAGAGCAAGACAGGCTTATTCCATCAATGATTGGTATCAGGGTGAATCCTTACTTCATAAAGGGTGTCAAGTGGCTAAAATTGCTGTGGCAGAATGGGCTAAATGGGATAATAGAGGATCCAGTGGAATTCAGGGCAGTACACCAGACACTTTTATTTCTTGCTCATCTCAAGGAGAATGGTTTGCATGGTCCATACATGATAGTTACGTCTGAGAACAAGACTGATATCCCATACTGGTCGTGTGGGTTCAG ACTGTTCCCCACTATGAAGAAACTGCTTTATTTTGGAGATAAAAATAGTCGGGCAAACTGGAGGAAAGAGTTAGTGCACAAAACTGTTGGCCCTGATTTTCCGATCATATTAACTACACATCGTACGACCATGTTAGACAAACGATGGCTTGCTGATTATAAGTGGAAATATGTTGTTGTGGATGAG AGGAGTCAAACGAAGCAGTGGGAGtacgaaatatttgaaaagctaaAGCACCTGCCAGTGGATAATAAGCTCCTTTTGGTAAGGTCATATTCTACAAAGAGCCTAGCAGATCTGCGGTCGCTATTGAAGTTTGCTTTGCCTCGTGTGCTCTTCTCATGTCTTGAGGAATTTGATTCATG GTTTAAATTTTCTGGCAAAGAAGGTGAGGAACAACAAAatgaagaggaaataagaacccaTCTTTCAAAGCTTCATGCCATTTTGCGTCCATTCCTTCTAAGGCAGATGGAGGATGTAGAAAACAAGGTCCCCCAAGAGAAAAGTGCGACATGCTACAAAGCTAAAGTTGTTCAGCACCCGAATGCAATTGGCGTCAAATGCTCTAAAAACCAAGCAACGAAAGAAGTCATAAGGACTGGTGCTGAGAGTTGTCAAGCTGTAACAGCAGTGGTTCCCCAAAAGAAAAGGCCCGCATGCTCAGATGCGATGAGTGTCACATGCTCCAAAGACCATGCAGTGATAGAAGGTGCAAGGACCGGTGCTGAGACTCAAGCGGTAGCAGCAGAGTTTCCCCAAAAGAAAGGTGCCACATGCTCAGATGCCATTATTGCCACTCGCTCCAAAGACCATGCTGTGATGGAAGGTGCAAGGACTGGTGCTGAGAGTTCTCAGGAGGTAGCAGCAGAGTTCGTTTCTGAAACAAATGGTAAAGGTAGTGCTGACATGCGATCCAGTCAATTTTGCCTGCCAGGCAATGAGGTTGTAAAGAGGCGGCGAACAAATGATGCGCCTATCACCCTGCTTGGAGAAAGCAATCCAGCTGTGCATGCGCATGTGCAAGTGACCAAGTCAACTTCCTCTGAGCTAATCTTCAAGGCCCTCCAAGAGATACCTGACTTAGCCCGTGCTGATATTCTAAGAGCTTACAGTACTCTTACCCGTGATGATCGCCAGTTCGAATCTCTTATGGCGCTCCCAATGGACATGAGGAAGGATTGGCTGCTCATGGAGATTGGAAACAAGTAA